One segment of Agrococcus sp. ProA11 DNA contains the following:
- the mltG gene encoding endolytic transglycosylase MltG, which yields MAGRRARAREARKQQIRRRIIGGVIALAVLGGLVWAVSWGASQLAERFAAAEDYPGPGTGETVIQIQSGENGYDVAATLLEEDVIASTEAFTDILVADPSIQLHPGAYRLQQQMSAQGALDAILDPANKAELRVTVPEGYVLRQVFERLERDLGIPQEEFLQLAGNFSQFDLPEDAISLEGWLFPATYTFDDGVTAEGVLEAMIARQHQALDQHGVAEEDAQRVITFASLVQREARFADDFGKVARVFQNRLDINMPMQSDATVAYGTTNLHVVTTTAEERADATNPYNTYQHPGLPVGPIGAPGDQAIQAVLEPTEGPWLYFVTVNPNTGETVFSETYAEHQQAVAQFQQFLRDNPGWGG from the coding sequence ATGGCCGGACGTCGAGCACGCGCGCGCGAGGCGCGCAAGCAGCAGATTCGCAGGCGGATCATCGGCGGCGTGATCGCGCTGGCCGTGCTGGGTGGTCTCGTCTGGGCGGTGTCCTGGGGCGCCTCCCAGCTCGCTGAGCGCTTCGCGGCCGCGGAGGACTACCCGGGCCCCGGCACGGGCGAGACCGTCATCCAGATCCAGTCGGGCGAGAACGGCTACGACGTGGCGGCCACGCTGCTGGAGGAGGACGTGATCGCGAGCACCGAGGCGTTCACCGACATCCTGGTCGCGGATCCGTCGATCCAGCTGCACCCCGGCGCCTACCGCCTGCAGCAGCAGATGTCGGCGCAGGGCGCGCTCGATGCGATCCTCGACCCGGCCAACAAGGCCGAGCTGCGCGTCACCGTGCCGGAGGGCTACGTGCTGCGGCAGGTGTTCGAGCGCCTCGAGCGCGATCTGGGCATCCCGCAGGAGGAGTTCCTGCAGCTCGCCGGCAACTTCTCGCAGTTCGACCTGCCGGAGGATGCGATCTCCCTCGAGGGCTGGCTCTTCCCCGCCACCTACACCTTCGACGACGGGGTGACGGCAGAGGGCGTGCTGGAGGCGATGATCGCTCGCCAGCATCAGGCGCTCGACCAGCACGGTGTCGCCGAGGAGGATGCGCAGCGCGTGATCACCTTCGCGTCGCTCGTGCAGCGCGAGGCGCGCTTCGCCGACGACTTCGGCAAGGTCGCGCGCGTGTTCCAGAACCGTCTCGACATCAACATGCCGATGCAGTCGGATGCCACCGTCGCCTACGGCACCACGAACCTGCATGTGGTGACGACGACCGCCGAGGAGCGCGCCGACGCCACCAACCCGTACAACACGTATCAGCATCCCGGGCTGCCCGTCGGGCCGATCGGTGCGCCGGGGGATCAGGCGATCCAGGCCGTGCTGGAGCCGACCGAGGGGCCGTGGCTGTACTTCGTGACGGTGAACCCGAACACCGGGGAGACGGTCTTCTCGGAGACCTACGCCGAGCATCAGCAGGCCGTGGCGCAGTTCCAGCAGTTCCTGCGCGACAACCCGGGCTGGGGCGGCTGA
- a CDS encoding shikimate dehydrogenase → MVGSPIEHSLSPALHSAAARALGLDWRYERRPVSAGELSDFVDVLDGAWLGLSVTAPLKEEARVLSVRVDDRARLTGAVNTLLLGRETRGYNTDVGGIVRAFTEAGVGAVTSGAIVGAGATALSALLALAELGARRVTVGLRTAARGARLEELAAALGVAITLQPLEAPLPAADAAVSTLPASAPSLPSFEVPPMRLLDADYARPEGSRFASSVPEEQRIDGREMLLGQAVLQVRIFALGDVEVPLPDEPRVVAAMRAAMHDAGRVRAASAHLEES, encoded by the coding sequence GTGGTGGGCTCGCCCATCGAGCATTCGCTCTCGCCCGCGCTCCACAGCGCCGCCGCGCGCGCGCTCGGGCTCGACTGGCGCTACGAGCGTCGGCCGGTGTCGGCGGGCGAGCTGAGCGACTTCGTCGACGTGCTCGACGGCGCGTGGCTCGGCCTGTCGGTCACCGCGCCGCTGAAGGAGGAGGCGCGCGTGCTCTCGGTGCGCGTCGACGATCGCGCGAGGCTCACGGGCGCGGTGAACACGCTGCTGCTGGGCCGCGAGACGCGCGGCTACAACACCGACGTCGGCGGGATCGTCCGCGCGTTCACGGAGGCCGGGGTCGGTGCGGTCACGAGCGGCGCGATCGTCGGCGCCGGCGCCACTGCGCTGTCGGCGTTGCTCGCGCTCGCCGAGCTGGGCGCCAGGCGCGTCACCGTCGGCCTGCGCACCGCAGCGCGGGGCGCGCGACTGGAGGAGCTGGCCGCCGCGCTCGGCGTCGCGATCACGCTGCAGCCGCTCGAGGCGCCGCTGCCCGCTGCGGACGCGGCGGTGTCGACGCTCCCGGCTTCCGCGCCGAGCCTGCCGAGCTTCGAGGTGCCGCCGATGCGCCTGCTGGACGCGGACTATGCGAGGCCAGAGGGATCTCGCTTCGCGTCCTCGGTGCCGGAGGAGCAGCGCATCGACGGGCGGGAGATGCTGCTGGGCCAGGCCGTGCTGCAGGTGCGGATCTTCGCGCTCGGCGACGTCGAGGTGCCGCTCCCGGACGAGCCACGGGTGGTGGCGGCCATGCGCGCGGCGATGCACGACGCGGGGCGCGTCCGGGCGGCATCCGCGCATCTGGAAGAATCGTAG
- the aroC gene encoding chorismate synthase yields MLRWLTAGESHGPELIAILEGLPAGVPITAEQIQADLQRRKLGAGRGARMKFEQDALSISGGVRHGLTQGGPIALRVGNTEWPKWMDVMSAAPLESEPTGARAAKLTRPRPGHADLVGMQKHGFDEARPVLERASARETAARVALGAVARAFLAELGVRLVSHTLSIGPVRVPEDAELPVPDDVDRLDADELRCNHPETSVAMLAEVEDARRAGDTLGGIVEVLAYGLPPGIGSYVHWDRRLDGRLAQALMGIQAIKGVEVGDGFETTRRRGSAAHDELLVSDAGVHRPTGRAGGIEGGMSTGDALRVRAGMKPIATVPRALRTIDTATGEAAQAHHQRSDVCAVPAAGVVAEAMVALVLADAMVEKFGGDSVAETRRNVDAYLAAIPEQLRTVPEAH; encoded by the coding sequence ATGCTGCGCTGGTTGACTGCCGGGGAATCCCATGGCCCCGAACTGATCGCGATCCTCGAGGGGCTCCCCGCGGGAGTGCCGATCACGGCCGAGCAGATCCAGGCCGACCTGCAGCGGCGCAAGCTCGGCGCCGGCCGCGGCGCCCGGATGAAGTTCGAGCAGGACGCGCTCTCGATCTCCGGTGGCGTGCGCCACGGCTTGACGCAGGGCGGGCCGATCGCGCTGCGGGTGGGCAACACCGAGTGGCCCAAGTGGATGGACGTGATGTCCGCCGCACCCCTCGAGAGCGAGCCGACCGGCGCCCGCGCCGCCAAGCTGACCAGGCCGCGACCGGGCCATGCCGATCTGGTCGGCATGCAGAAGCACGGCTTCGACGAGGCCCGGCCGGTGCTGGAGCGCGCCAGCGCTCGTGAGACCGCCGCGCGCGTCGCGCTCGGAGCTGTCGCTCGCGCCTTCCTCGCCGAGCTGGGCGTGCGGCTGGTGAGCCACACGCTCTCGATCGGGCCGGTGCGCGTGCCGGAGGACGCCGAGCTTCCCGTGCCCGACGACGTCGACCGACTGGATGCCGACGAGCTGCGCTGCAACCACCCGGAGACGAGCGTCGCGATGCTCGCCGAGGTCGAGGATGCTCGCCGCGCTGGCGACACGCTCGGCGGCATCGTCGAGGTGCTCGCCTACGGCCTGCCGCCGGGCATCGGCTCCTACGTGCACTGGGATCGCAGGCTCGACGGGCGCCTCGCGCAGGCGCTCATGGGCATCCAGGCCATCAAGGGCGTCGAGGTCGGCGACGGCTTCGAGACCACTCGCCGCCGCGGCAGCGCCGCGCACGACGAGCTGCTCGTCTCAGACGCGGGCGTCCACCGGCCGACCGGCAGGGCGGGCGGCATCGAGGGCGGCATGTCGACCGGCGACGCGCTGCGCGTGCGCGCTGGCATGAAGCCGATCGCGACGGTGCCGCGCGCGCTGCGCACCATCGACACCGCCACCGGCGAGGCCGCGCAGGCGCACCACCAGCGCAGCGACGTGTGCGCGGTGCCGGCTGCCGGCGTGGTCGCCGAGGCGATGGTCGCGCTCGTGCTCGCCGACGCGATGGTCGAGAAGTTCGGCGGCGACTCGGTCGCCGAGACCCGCAGGAACGTCGACGCCTACCTCGCCGCCATCCCGGAGCAGCTGCGCACGGTGCCGGAGGCGCACTGA
- a CDS encoding shikimate kinase, with protein sequence MTADGPRPGDEASATPPIVLIGPMAAGKTSIGRKLASRIGRTFADTDRLIALEHGPIPAIFAEHGEATFRRWEAETVRRALTPGTVVALGGGAVLDRDTRALLRAQTTVVLVTVDEAAAERRIGGGGRPLVADGIDAWRRIAAQREPIYRELADTTVDTSRTPLAKLVDQLEAWLGERGL encoded by the coding sequence ATGACCGCTGACGGCCCGCGCCCCGGCGACGAGGCGAGCGCGACACCTCCGATCGTGCTGATCGGGCCGATGGCCGCGGGCAAGACCTCGATCGGGCGCAAGCTCGCCTCCCGCATCGGCCGCACCTTCGCCGACACCGACCGCCTGATCGCGCTCGAGCACGGGCCGATCCCCGCGATCTTCGCCGAGCACGGCGAGGCGACGTTCCGGCGGTGGGAGGCCGAGACGGTGCGGCGGGCGCTCACGCCCGGCACGGTCGTCGCCCTGGGCGGCGGCGCCGTGCTCGACCGGGACACTCGCGCGCTGCTGCGTGCCCAGACCACCGTGGTGCTCGTCACCGTCGACGAAGCGGCCGCGGAGCGCCGGATCGGCGGCGGCGGACGACCGCTCGTCGCCGACGGCATCGACGCCTGGCGCCGCATCGCGGCCCAGCGCGAACCCATCTACCGCGAGCTCGCCGACACCACCGTCGACACCTCCCGCACCCCGTTGGCCAAGCTGGTCGACCAGCTGGAGGCCTGGCTGGGGGAGCGCGGACTGTGA
- the aroB gene encoding 3-dehydroquinate synthase, protein MTTIHVPTTDPYDVHIGRGILVERLQQQLEGVERLLVVHQPSMSRIADHLKASLGIEVLLAEVPDAEEAKRIEVAQFLWQIMGQADFTRTDAVLGLGGGAVTDLAGFVAATWLRGVRVVQVPTSVLGMVDAAVGGKTGINTEQGKNLVGAFHHPAAVIADLELVDSLPRNELLTGFAEIVKAGFIADPRILDLLEHDLDASTDPTQPQFAEIVARSIEVKARVVANDFREAGEREFLNYGHTLGHAIEHNERYRWRHGAAVSIGMVFAAELSRLAGRLPERVVDRHREILGSLELPMTYPVGRWQTLLASMRKDKKTRGSMLRFVVLDDVAKPRILEGPDEGLLFMAYQSLAD, encoded by the coding sequence ATGACCACGATCCACGTTCCGACCACCGACCCCTACGACGTCCACATCGGCCGCGGCATCCTGGTCGAGCGACTGCAGCAGCAGCTCGAAGGTGTGGAGCGTCTGCTGGTCGTGCACCAGCCGTCGATGTCGCGCATCGCCGACCACCTGAAGGCGTCACTCGGCATCGAGGTGCTGCTCGCCGAGGTGCCGGATGCCGAGGAGGCGAAGCGCATCGAGGTCGCGCAGTTCCTGTGGCAGATCATGGGTCAGGCCGATTTCACCAGGACGGATGCGGTGCTAGGCCTCGGCGGCGGTGCCGTCACCGATCTGGCCGGCTTCGTCGCCGCGACGTGGCTGCGCGGCGTGCGGGTCGTGCAAGTGCCGACGAGCGTGCTCGGCATGGTCGACGCGGCCGTGGGCGGGAAGACCGGCATCAACACCGAGCAGGGAAAGAACCTCGTCGGCGCGTTCCACCACCCGGCGGCGGTGATCGCCGACCTCGAGCTCGTCGACTCGCTGCCGCGCAACGAGCTGCTGACCGGCTTCGCCGAGATCGTCAAAGCCGGCTTCATCGCCGACCCGCGCATCCTCGACCTGCTGGAGCACGACCTCGACGCATCCACCGACCCGACGCAGCCGCAGTTCGCCGAGATCGTGGCGCGCTCGATCGAGGTGAAGGCGCGGGTGGTCGCGAACGACTTCCGCGAGGCGGGTGAGCGCGAGTTCCTCAACTACGGGCACACGCTCGGCCACGCCATCGAGCACAACGAGCGCTACCGCTGGCGCCACGGCGCCGCGGTGTCGATCGGCATGGTGTTCGCGGCAGAGCTCTCGCGCCTCGCCGGCCGGCTGCCGGAGCGCGTCGTGGATCGTCACCGCGAGATCCTCGGCTCGCTGGAGCTGCCGATGACCTATCCCGTGGGTCGCTGGCAGACGCTGCTGGCCTCGATGCGCAAGGACAAGAAGACGCGCGGGTCGATGCTGCGCTTCGTCGTGCTCGACGATGTGGCGAAGCCGCGGATCCTCGAGGGGCCCGACGAGGGGCTGCTGTTCATGGCGTACCAGTCGCTCGCCGACTGA
- a CDS encoding VOC family protein encodes MAHGDITHLEIPVSDLDKATAFYRDVFGWQIAEMEQFPGYPMWQAPNGVSGGALTQREDGFTQPRNMVEVDSIDEALEKATAQGATVVVAKSEITPTSWWALFADPDGNHIGVFEGDM; translated from the coding sequence ATGGCGCACGGCGACATCACCCATCTGGAGATCCCGGTCAGCGATCTCGACAAGGCGACAGCCTTCTACCGCGACGTGTTCGGCTGGCAGATCGCCGAGATGGAGCAGTTCCCCGGCTATCCCATGTGGCAGGCGCCGAACGGCGTCTCCGGCGGCGCGCTCACGCAGCGCGAGGACGGCTTCACGCAGCCCAGGAACATGGTCGAGGTCGACTCGATCGACGAGGCGCTGGAGAAGGCGACCGCCCAGGGCGCGACGGTCGTCGTCGCGAAGTCCGAGATCACGCCGACGAGCTGGTGGGCGCTCTTCGCCGATCCGGACGGCAACCACATCGGCGTCTTCGAAGGCGACATGTAG
- a CDS encoding type II 3-dehydroquinate dehydratase: MRILVLNGPNLGRLGTREPEVYGTATIADIAPLVAAAGTDAAPVEPDVRQTDDEAELVGWLHEAVDTRTPVILNPAAFTHYSYALRDACAQLQGVAPLIEVHISNPHARDTFRHTSVVSAVATGVIAGLGIDGYRLAALAIVGR; this comes from the coding sequence ATGCGCATCCTCGTCCTGAACGGCCCGAACCTCGGCAGGCTCGGCACGCGCGAGCCAGAGGTCTACGGCACGGCGACGATCGCCGACATCGCGCCGCTGGTCGCCGCGGCCGGCACGGACGCCGCCCCGGTCGAGCCGGATGTGCGGCAGACCGACGACGAGGCCGAGCTGGTCGGCTGGCTGCACGAAGCCGTCGACACGCGCACTCCCGTGATCCTCAACCCGGCAGCGTTCACGCACTACTCCTACGCGCTCCGCGACGCATGCGCGCAGCTGCAGGGCGTCGCGCCGCTGATCGAGGTGCACATCTCGAACCCGCACGCGCGCGACACGTTCCGCCACACGTCGGTCGTCTCTGCGGTCGCGACCGGGGTGATCGCGGGCCTCGGCATCGATGGCTACCGCCTGGCCGCGCTGGCGATCGTCGGGCGCTGA